Proteins encoded by one window of Cannabis sativa cultivar Pink pepper isolate KNU-18-1 chromosome 4, ASM2916894v1, whole genome shotgun sequence:
- the LOC115714313 gene encoding autophagy-related protein 8i — protein sequence MGKIMSFKQEYSFDERVDESKNMIAKYPDRVPVILEKYTKTDLPEMEKKKYLVPRDMSVGQFIHVLSSRLHLSPGKALFVFVKNTLPQTASCMDIVYDTYKDEDGFLYMCYSSEKTFG from the exons ATGGGAAAGATCATGTCTTTCAAACAGGAGTACTCTTTTG ATGAGCGAGTTGAtgaatcaaagaacatgattGCGAAATACCCAGATAGAGTTCCT GTGATACTTGAAAAATATACAAAGACAGATTTGCCTGAAATGGAAAAGAAGAA ATACCTTGTTCCTAGAGATATGTCGGTTGGACAATTTATCCATGTATTAAGCAGCAGGCTGCATTTGAGTCCTGGAAAAGCCCTTTTTGTATTTGTGAAGAACACATTACCCCAAACAG CTAGCTGTATGGATATTGTGTATGATACTTACAAGGATGAAGATGGGTTCCTGTACATGTGTTACAGCAGCGAGAAAACATTTGGCTAG